A section of the Halostella salina genome encodes:
- a CDS encoding diacylglycerol/polyprenol kinase family protein, which yields MANEIARRLVHASGATIPAAYVFVDAITWQYVQWVLIAGTALTVVLEALRLLAGLEWIVFDKLTREYEQDNLAGYALYVFGGTLVGLAFEPQVAVPAMLMLTLGDPVSGLLGSGELRTVKRWPVLLAMFVTCFALAYPFLPIHAAAIAAAAATVADGVKPVVASYVIDDNITIPIAAALAAFVVL from the coding sequence ATGGCCAACGAGATCGCTCGTCGGCTCGTCCACGCAAGCGGGGCGACGATCCCGGCGGCGTACGTGTTCGTCGACGCGATCACGTGGCAGTACGTCCAGTGGGTGCTGATCGCCGGGACGGCCCTGACGGTCGTGCTGGAGGCGCTCCGGCTGCTGGCCGGGCTGGAGTGGATCGTGTTCGACAAGCTCACGCGGGAGTACGAGCAGGACAACCTCGCCGGCTACGCGCTGTACGTGTTCGGCGGCACGCTGGTCGGGCTGGCCTTCGAGCCGCAGGTGGCCGTACCCGCAATGTTGATGCTGACGCTCGGCGACCCGGTGAGCGGGCTGCTCGGCTCGGGCGAACTGCGGACGGTCAAGCGCTGGCCGGTGCTGCTGGCGATGTTCGTCACCTGTTTCGCGCTGGCGTACCCCTTCCTGCCGATACACGCCGCGGCGATCGCCGCCGCGGCCGCGACGGTCGCGGACGGCGTCAAGCCCGTCGTCGCGAGCTACGTCATCGACGACAACATCACGATCCCCATCGCGGCGGCGCTGGCGGCCTTTGTCGTGCTGTAG
- a CDS encoding cation:proton antiporter, with protein sequence MAATPLVEVGALFAAVAVGGAVATRVGQSVIPFYVLAGVLVGPDVLGRVGAPHVAPGDVITVLAELGIVFLLFFLGLEFSIDRLLASRDRITAAGTIDLVINFPVGVAVGLVLGWSAVEALFLGGIVYISSSAVITKSLIDLGWIANDESDPMLGTLVFEDLVIAVYLTVMSAAVLGGGDSSAVAVDLAVATGFLLALFAVARYGTGLVERLVDGDTQELQLLRAVALTVLVGGIALEIGVSEAVAAFFVGMAVGSTEHSDDVEHLLMPVRDLFAAVFFFWIGLETNLAAMAATAGIVAVLVVLTTPTKLVSGYLGGRRYGLDGRRSFRVGAGMVTRGEFSLVIATLAASGATPILRETIPSLAVGYVLVMSVLGTTLMTYSDVVWRRIGGA encoded by the coding sequence ATGGCGGCGACCCCCCTCGTCGAGGTCGGTGCGCTGTTCGCCGCGGTCGCCGTCGGCGGCGCGGTCGCGACCCGGGTCGGCCAGTCGGTCATCCCGTTCTACGTCCTCGCGGGGGTTCTCGTGGGGCCCGACGTGCTCGGACGGGTCGGCGCACCGCACGTCGCTCCCGGCGACGTGATCACCGTCCTCGCGGAGCTCGGGATCGTCTTCCTCCTCTTTTTCCTCGGACTGGAGTTCAGCATCGACCGGCTGCTGGCCAGCCGGGACCGGATCACCGCCGCCGGAACGATCGACCTCGTGATCAACTTCCCCGTCGGCGTGGCAGTCGGCCTCGTGCTCGGGTGGTCGGCCGTCGAGGCGCTGTTCCTCGGCGGGATCGTGTACATCTCCTCGTCGGCCGTCATCACGAAGTCGCTCATCGACCTGGGCTGGATCGCCAACGACGAGAGCGACCCGATGCTCGGGACGCTCGTCTTCGAGGACCTGGTCATCGCGGTGTACCTGACCGTCATGTCCGCCGCGGTCCTCGGGGGCGGCGACTCCTCGGCGGTCGCCGTCGACCTCGCGGTCGCGACCGGCTTCCTGCTCGCCCTGTTCGCCGTCGCGCGCTACGGCACCGGGCTCGTCGAACGCCTCGTCGACGGCGACACCCAGGAACTCCAGCTGCTCCGGGCGGTCGCGCTCACCGTCCTCGTCGGCGGGATCGCCCTGGAGATCGGCGTCAGCGAGGCCGTAGCGGCCTTCTTCGTCGGGATGGCCGTCGGGAGCACCGAGCACAGCGACGACGTGGAACACCTGCTGATGCCCGTCCGCGACCTCTTCGCCGCGGTCTTCTTCTTCTGGATCGGGCTGGAGACGAACCTGGCGGCGATGGCCGCGACGGCCGGCATCGTCGCCGTCCTCGTCGTGCTGACGACGCCGACGAAGCTCGTCAGCGGCTACCTCGGCGGGCGGCGGTACGGGCTGGACGGCCGGCGCTCGTTCCGGGTCGGCGCGGGGATGGTCACCCGCGGCGAGTTCTCGCTGGTGATCGCCACGCTGGCCGCGAGCGGTGCAACGCCGATACTCCGGGAGACGATCCCGTCGCTCGCCGTCGGCTACGTGCTCGTGATGAGCGTCCTCGGGACGACGCTGATGACCTACTCGGACGTGGTCTGGCGGCGGATCGGCGGCGCGTAG
- a CDS encoding cation:proton antiporter regulatory subunit: MAVYESDLPGVGKKFEVDLDDESRLVVVIHNTGKRELFIRPDPDADSEKLFELSDKLARQVGTIMEGAYFQPIKTDDIETVLSEESLIEWVKVPAESPVAGETLEDAGIREETGASVVAIQRDGETITNPGPDTTLMPEDTLVAVGSREEHDELESFVAGE; the protein is encoded by the coding sequence ATGGCCGTCTACGAGAGCGACCTTCCCGGCGTCGGGAAGAAGTTCGAGGTCGACCTGGACGACGAATCCCGGCTGGTGGTCGTCATTCACAACACGGGCAAGCGGGAGCTGTTCATCCGCCCGGATCCGGACGCCGACTCGGAGAAGCTGTTCGAGCTGTCCGACAAGCTCGCCCGGCAGGTCGGCACGATCATGGAGGGCGCGTACTTCCAGCCGATCAAGACCGACGACATCGAGACCGTGCTCTCCGAGGAGTCGCTGATCGAGTGGGTGAAGGTGCCCGCCGAGTCGCCCGTGGCGGGGGAGACGCTCGAGGACGCCGGGATCCGAGAGGAAACAGGCGCGTCGGTCGTCGCCATCCAGCGCGACGGCGAGACGATCACCAACCCCGGCCCCGACACGACGCTCATGCCCGAGGATACGCTGGTCGCGGTCGGCTCCCGCGAGGAGCACGACGAACTCGAATCGTTCGTCGCCGGCGAGTAG
- a CDS encoding DEAD/DEAH box helicase — protein MAATDEEPGYVDHPLLAPEFIERRLYQIRLAGTAAEDHTLVCLPTGLGKTTVSLLVTARRLDEVGGKALFLAPTKPLVQQHADFYREALSIPDDEIVVFTGEVRPDDRAALWADARIVIATPQVVENDLVGNRVSLADVTHCTFDECHRATGDYAYNYIAERYHADADDPLVTGMSASPGGDEEEILAVCENLGIREVEVMTEDDADVGEYTHDTDVDWKRVDLPDEVEAIRDGLNEVIEDRLEKLKELGVTRKTSADLSERDLQEIRGELQQLIDNDQSEGYQGMSAHAEIRKLRTAVTYVETQSVEALRRYFERQRQAARSSGASKASQRLVSEPKVREAMRKAESYDGRHPKFSEARLLIAETLGIEDGERVIVFTESRDTAEILTEFLGEHFDTRRFVGQGDKDGSDGMTQTEQQEALDAFRAGEFEVLVSTSVAEEGLDVPEVDLVLFYEPVPTAIRSIQRKGRTGRQTEGKVSVLMAEDTRDEAYFWIARRKESEMEDELRKLKGAADEIEDELDDSQQQLADFAEPAGGVDDAGCDGGEAAANGGTAGTRADGQPGLQAFDGGDDADGDDGDAADESDTEGTVATARGDGDDVEIVVDQRELDSNIARDLSTRDGVETRLETLAVGDYVLSDRVAVERKSVGDFLDTLTGGDDRSMFEQVGDLTRHYSRGVLIVEGEDLYGERNVHPNAVRGALSSLAVDFGVSVLRTDDEDDTADLLAVIAGREQDVDDREVSVHGEKQSKTLAEQQEYVVSSIADVGPVTARSLLAEFGTVEAVMTAREDDLLEADGVGAVTAERIRKVVGSEYTG, from the coding sequence ATGGCCGCCACGGACGAGGAACCGGGCTACGTGGACCACCCGCTGCTGGCCCCGGAGTTCATCGAGCGCCGCCTCTACCAGATCCGACTCGCCGGGACCGCCGCCGAGGACCACACGCTGGTCTGCCTGCCGACCGGGCTGGGCAAGACCACCGTGAGCCTGCTCGTGACCGCCCGCCGGCTCGACGAGGTCGGCGGGAAGGCGCTGTTTCTCGCGCCGACGAAGCCCCTCGTCCAGCAACACGCCGACTTCTACCGCGAGGCGCTGTCGATCCCGGACGACGAGATCGTCGTGTTCACCGGCGAGGTCCGGCCGGACGACCGCGCCGCCCTCTGGGCGGACGCCCGGATCGTCATCGCCACGCCGCAGGTCGTCGAGAACGACTTGGTCGGCAACCGTGTCTCGCTGGCCGACGTGACCCACTGCACGTTCGACGAGTGCCACCGCGCGACCGGCGACTACGCGTACAACTACATCGCCGAGCGCTACCACGCCGACGCCGACGACCCGCTCGTCACCGGGATGAGCGCCTCCCCCGGAGGCGACGAGGAGGAGATCCTCGCGGTCTGCGAGAACCTCGGGATCCGCGAGGTGGAGGTGATGACCGAGGACGACGCCGACGTGGGCGAGTACACCCACGACACGGACGTGGACTGGAAGCGTGTCGACCTCCCCGACGAGGTCGAGGCGATCCGCGACGGGCTGAACGAGGTGATCGAGGACCGACTGGAGAAGCTGAAGGAGCTGGGTGTCACTCGCAAGACGAGCGCCGACCTCTCCGAGCGGGACCTCCAGGAGATACGGGGCGAACTCCAGCAGCTCATCGACAACGACCAGTCGGAGGGGTATCAGGGGATGTCCGCCCACGCCGAGATCCGGAAGCTCCGGACCGCAGTCACGTACGTCGAGACCCAGAGCGTCGAGGCGCTGCGGCGCTACTTCGAACGCCAGCGCCAGGCCGCCCGCTCCTCGGGCGCGTCGAAGGCGAGCCAGCGGCTCGTCTCGGAGCCGAAAGTGCGGGAAGCGATGCGGAAGGCAGAGTCCTACGACGGCCGCCACCCGAAGTTCTCGGAGGCCCGGCTGCTGATCGCCGAGACGCTCGGCATTGAGGACGGCGAACGCGTCATCGTGTTCACCGAATCCCGCGACACTGCGGAGATCCTGACGGAGTTCCTCGGCGAGCATTTCGACACCCGCCGGTTCGTCGGCCAGGGCGACAAGGACGGCAGCGACGGGATGACGCAGACGGAGCAACAGGAGGCGCTCGACGCGTTCCGGGCCGGCGAGTTCGAGGTGCTCGTCTCCACCTCCGTCGCGGAGGAGGGCCTGGACGTGCCGGAGGTCGACCTCGTGCTGTTCTACGAGCCGGTGCCCACCGCGATCCGCTCCATCCAGCGGAAGGGCCGGACCGGCCGGCAGACGGAGGGGAAGGTGTCCGTGCTGATGGCCGAGGACACCCGCGACGAGGCGTACTTCTGGATCGCCCGCCGGAAGGAGTCGGAGATGGAGGACGAACTCCGGAAGCTGAAGGGCGCGGCCGACGAGATCGAGGACGAACTCGACGACAGCCAGCAGCAGCTCGCCGACTTCGCCGAGCCGGCCGGCGGCGTGGACGACGCCGGGTGCGACGGCGGCGAGGCGGCCGCGAACGGCGGTACCGCGGGCACGAGGGCCGACGGGCAGCCCGGACTGCAGGCGTTCGACGGCGGGGACGACGCCGACGGGGACGATGGCGACGCGGCTGACGAGTCCGACACCGAAGGAACCGTCGCCACGGCTCGCGGCGACGGCGACGACGTGGAGATAGTCGTCGACCAGCGCGAACTCGATTCGAACATCGCCCGGGATCTCTCGACGCGGGACGGCGTCGAGACGCGCCTGGAGACGCTCGCGGTCGGCGACTACGTGCTCTCGGACCGCGTGGCCGTCGAGCGCAAGAGCGTCGGCGACTTCCTCGACACGCTCACCGGCGGCGACGACCGCTCGATGTTCGAGCAGGTCGGCGACCTCACCCGCCACTACTCGCGGGGCGTACTGATCGTCGAGGGCGAGGACCTGTACGGCGAGCGCAACGTCCACCCCAACGCCGTCCGGGGCGCGCTCTCTTCACTCGCGGTCGACTTCGGCGTCAGCGTCCTCCGGACCGACGACGAGGACGACACCGCCGACCTCCTGGCGGTGATCGCCGGGCGCGAGCAGGACGTGGACGACCGCGAGGTGAGCGTCCACGGCGAGAAGCAGTCGAAGACGCTGGCCGAACAGCAGGAGTACGTGGTCAGTTCGATCGCCGACGTGGGACCGGTGACGGCCCGGTCCCTGCTGGCGGAGTTCGGCACCGTCGAGGCCGTGATGACCGCGCGGGAGGACGACCTGCTCGAAGCCGACGGCGTCGGTGCGGTGACCGCCGAGCGGATCCGGAAGGTCGTCGGGAGCGAGTACACCGGGTAA
- a CDS encoding Sjogren's syndrome/scleroderma autoantigen 1 family protein, with protein sequence MSDFDKEAEREKLREQLEEEEESRKHTQQMSELLLKGATMTNAHCDNCGDPIFRYDGQEFCPTCQTGNEAGGGANGQPSAASAEQPTEQSNATDRQSPDPTTADTADDGAAASAETGAPADASVAPGRPSASDGQHTTGSAAAPQNPDPTTAGTSVDGDVAAAAEALRATLTKFSRKAAETDDPARAREYLAAAREAAEALDALPY encoded by the coding sequence ATGAGCGACTTCGACAAGGAAGCGGAGCGCGAGAAGCTCCGCGAGCAGCTGGAGGAAGAGGAGGAGAGCCGCAAGCACACCCAGCAGATGAGCGAACTGCTGCTGAAGGGGGCGACGATGACGAACGCCCACTGTGACAACTGCGGCGACCCCATCTTCCGCTACGACGGGCAGGAGTTCTGCCCGACCTGCCAGACCGGGAACGAAGCGGGAGGCGGCGCGAACGGACAGCCGTCGGCTGCAAGCGCGGAACAGCCGACGGAGCAGTCGAACGCCACGGACCGGCAGTCGCCGGATCCGACGACCGCCGACACAGCGGACGACGGGGCAGCAGCGTCGGCGGAGACCGGGGCACCGGCCGACGCGTCGGTCGCCCCCGGCCGGCCGTCGGCGTCGGACGGGCAGCACACGACCGGATCTGCCGCCGCTCCTCAAAACCCCGACCCGACGACTGCCGGCACGTCGGTCGATGGTGACGTGGCCGCGGCGGCCGAGGCGCTCCGCGCGACGCTGACGAAGTTCTCGCGGAAAGCGGCCGAGACGGACGACCCCGCTCGCGCTCGGGAGTACCTCGCCGCCGCGCGGGAGGCCGCCGAGGCGCTGGACGCGCTCCCCTACTGA
- the mdh gene encoding malate dehydrogenase, with protein MTKVSVVGAAGTVGAAAGYNIALRDVADEIVFVDIPDKEDDTVGQAADTNHGVAYDSNTTIRQGGYEDTAGSDVVVITAGIPRQPGQTRIDLAGDNAPIMEDIGSSLAEHNDDFVTITTSNPVDLLNRHLYETGDRAREKVIGFGGRLDSARFRYVLAERFDAPVGNVEATILGEHGDAQVPVFSKVRVNGRDPEFSDDEKEAILEELQTSAMNVIEKKGATEWGPATGVGHMVEAVLRDTGEVLPASIKLEGEYGHDDVAFGVPVKLGSEGVEEVVDWDLTAYEREQLGEAADKLSEQYGKVS; from the coding sequence ATGACGAAAGTTAGCGTGGTCGGCGCGGCCGGAACGGTCGGCGCCGCCGCAGGGTACAACATCGCGCTCCGCGACGTGGCCGACGAGATCGTGTTCGTCGACATCCCGGACAAGGAGGACGACACGGTCGGGCAGGCCGCCGACACGAACCACGGCGTCGCCTACGACTCGAACACGACGATCCGGCAGGGCGGCTACGAGGACACCGCCGGTTCCGACGTGGTCGTCATCACGGCCGGCATCCCGCGCCAGCCCGGGCAGACCCGCATCGACCTCGCTGGCGACAACGCGCCGATCATGGAGGACATCGGCTCCTCGCTGGCCGAGCACAACGACGACTTCGTCACGATCACCACGTCGAACCCCGTCGACCTGCTGAACCGCCACCTGTACGAGACGGGCGACCGCGCCCGGGAGAAGGTGATCGGCTTCGGTGGCCGTCTCGACAGCGCACGCTTCCGCTACGTGCTCGCCGAGCGGTTCGACGCGCCCGTCGGCAACGTCGAGGCGACGATCCTCGGCGAGCACGGCGACGCCCAGGTGCCGGTGTTCTCGAAGGTCCGCGTGAACGGCCGCGACCCCGAGTTCTCCGACGACGAGAAGGAGGCGATCCTTGAGGAGCTCCAGACCAGCGCGATGAACGTCATCGAGAAGAAGGGCGCGACGGAGTGGGGCCCCGCCACCGGCGTCGGCCACATGGTCGAGGCCGTCCTGCGTGACACCGGCGAGGTCCTGCCCGCCTCGATCAAGCTCGAAGGCGAGTACGGGCACGACGACGTCGCGTTCGGCGTGCCGGTGAAACTCGGCTCCGAGGGTGTCGAGGAAGTCGTCGACTGGGACCTGACCGCCTATGAGCGCGAGCAGCTCGGCGAGGCCGCCGACAAGCTCTCCGAGCAGTACGGGAAGGTCAGCTAA
- a CDS encoding ferredoxin yields the protein MRVEFDRDTCIGMFQCVAEWDGFEEDTDAGKAILVDGEEVGDDVIAREVPDDEELDAKFAARVCPVDAITVYDDDGEQLVP from the coding sequence ATGCGAGTCGAGTTCGACCGCGACACCTGTATCGGGATGTTCCAGTGCGTCGCCGAGTGGGACGGCTTCGAGGAGGACACCGACGCCGGAAAGGCGATACTGGTCGACGGCGAGGAGGTCGGAGACGACGTGATCGCCCGGGAAGTACCGGACGACGAGGAACTCGACGCGAAGTTCGCCGCGCGCGTCTGTCCCGTCGACGCGATCACCGTGTACGACGACGACGGCGAGCAGCTAGTGCCGTAG
- a CDS encoding DUF5784 family protein, whose protein sequence is MARPLRFRRSPERWTASRVHDQLFTDLDDNLGATAVDPTFRPAGEWETRRFEMDNDDVALFIWDDDAAYWMGNTETPSALWRTDKYDWGEVPYQVARWAQRELLADLHEESPWLEPYPHVSWFFLPVFMSKDGRHTTREFFRDHAAGFPDAGRDEGLGFYEEFLSTGVLDEYRDEMSGKLGTSPQFDLVRMSSAMAEFTAAKLLTDAGYQVTPEIEVTTGHSLDFRAAKGNHQPLVEVTRPLPPTQRAADTAVAAVRETAETKTSGQLSEHGGGAVLFVDCSSFHDDQWRAVRGEQPEVRHRPAVVYRVRPNGHAEGYTKGAVPLDLDGAIEWV, encoded by the coding sequence GTGGCACGCCCGCTCCGATTTCGACGCTCACCCGAACGCTGGACCGCGTCCCGGGTGCACGACCAGCTGTTTACCGACCTCGATGATAACCTCGGAGCGACGGCCGTCGACCCGACATTCCGGCCGGCGGGCGAGTGGGAGACCCGCCGGTTCGAGATGGACAACGACGACGTGGCGCTGTTCATCTGGGACGATGACGCAGCCTACTGGATGGGCAACACGGAGACGCCGAGCGCCCTCTGGCGGACTGACAAGTACGACTGGGGTGAGGTCCCGTATCAGGTCGCCCGCTGGGCACAGCGGGAACTGCTCGCGGACCTCCACGAGGAATCGCCGTGGCTGGAGCCGTACCCGCACGTCTCGTGGTTCTTCCTGCCGGTGTTCATGTCGAAGGACGGGCGGCACACGACCCGCGAGTTCTTCCGGGACCACGCCGCCGGGTTCCCGGACGCCGGCCGCGACGAGGGGCTTGGCTTCTACGAGGAGTTCCTCTCGACCGGCGTCCTCGACGAGTATCGTGACGAGATGTCGGGCAAGCTCGGCACGAGCCCGCAGTTCGACCTCGTTCGGATGAGTTCGGCGATGGCCGAGTTCACCGCGGCCAAGCTTCTCACGGACGCCGGCTACCAGGTCACCCCGGAGATCGAGGTGACGACCGGCCACTCGCTGGACTTCCGCGCCGCGAAAGGGAACCATCAGCCGCTCGTCGAGGTGACCCGCCCGCTACCGCCGACCCAGCGCGCCGCCGACACCGCCGTCGCCGCCGTCCGCGAGACGGCCGAGACGAAAACGAGCGGGCAACTCTCCGAACACGGCGGCGGCGCGGTGCTGTTCGTCGACTGCTCCAGCTTCCACGACGACCAGTGGCGGGCGGTCCGCGGCGAACAGCCCGAGGTCCGCCACCGCCCCGCCGTCGTCTACCGCGTCCGACCGAACGGCCACGCCGAGGGGTACACGAAGGGTGCGGTACCGCTGGATCTGGACGGCGCTATCGAGTGGGTGTAG
- a CDS encoding DUF5789 family protein has product MFQRTTDKLFDDADYPLTTEQFIARHGDEELELANGSETLAEVLERTDGETYEAAEDARFAVYSALSSKAIGRKGYSDRDPTPPGSPFGPDQVSF; this is encoded by the coding sequence ATGTTCCAGCGCACCACCGACAAGTTGTTCGACGACGCCGACTACCCGCTGACGACCGAGCAATTCATCGCCCGCCACGGCGACGAGGAACTCGAACTGGCCAACGGGAGCGAGACCCTGGCCGAGGTCCTAGAGCGAACCGACGGCGAGACGTACGAGGCCGCCGAGGACGCCCGCTTCGCCGTCTACAGCGCCCTGAGCAGCAAGGCGATCGGTCGCAAGGGGTACAGCGACCGCGACCCGACGCCGCCGGGCAGCCCGTTCGGCCCGGACCAGGTTTCGTTCTAA
- a CDS encoding PHP domain-containing protein, whose amino-acid sequence MVYADLHAHTTRSDGEMTLSEMPAAAREAGVSVVAVTDHDRIHPELDAPVTERDGVTLVRGIELRVEAGDQRVDLLGYGVSPTAELERELDRLQRDRMERGRAIVENVEDRLGVTLDVDIGEGIGRPHIARAIDDHPDAPQDYEAAFDELIGGDCDPFVARDVTPFERGCNLLGEACGLVALAHPLRYPDPASALALTAELDGVERFYPYGRAVDTAPVEQAIEEHDLIVTGGSDAHDLTLGVAGLSEAQYRAVGERIG is encoded by the coding sequence ATGGTGTATGCGGATCTGCACGCCCATACGACGCGCTCCGACGGCGAGATGACGCTGTCGGAGATGCCGGCGGCCGCCCGCGAGGCCGGGGTCAGCGTCGTGGCGGTGACGGACCACGACCGGATCCACCCCGAGTTGGACGCGCCGGTGACCGAGCGTGACGGCGTCACGCTCGTCCGCGGGATCGAACTCCGCGTCGAGGCGGGCGACCAGCGGGTCGACCTGCTCGGCTACGGCGTTTCGCCGACGGCGGAACTGGAGCGCGAACTCGACCGCCTCCAGCGCGACCGGATGGAACGGGGTCGCGCCATCGTCGAGAACGTCGAGGACCGCCTCGGCGTGACGCTCGACGTGGACATCGGCGAGGGGATCGGCCGGCCCCACATCGCACGGGCCATCGACGACCATCCGGACGCACCCCAGGACTACGAGGCCGCGTTCGACGAACTGATCGGCGGCGACTGCGACCCCTTCGTCGCGCGGGACGTGACGCCGTTCGAGCGTGGCTGCAACCTGCTCGGCGAGGCATGTGGTCTCGTCGCGCTCGCCCATCCACTTCGGTACCCTGACCCCGCGTCGGCGCTGGCGCTGACCGCGGAACTCGACGGCGTCGAGCGGTTCTACCCGTACGGACGGGCGGTCGACACCGCCCCGGTTGAGCAGGCTATCGAGGAACACGACCTGATCGTCACCGGCGGCAGCGACGCCCACGACCTCACGCTCGGCGTCGCCGGGCTCTCCGAGGCCCAGTACCGGGCCGTCGGCGAGCGGATCGGGTAA
- a CDS encoding DUF6757 family protein, which produces MHCHYCDREAAFAAESDGVRVGLCEDHFRERLDELADSDALEQLREQVDVDRAE; this is translated from the coding sequence ATGCACTGCCACTACTGCGACCGGGAGGCCGCCTTCGCCGCGGAGTCGGACGGCGTCCGGGTCGGGCTCTGCGAGGACCACTTCCGCGAACGGCTGGACGAACTGGCCGACTCGGACGCGCTGGAGCAGCTGCGGGAGCAGGTCGACGTCGACCGAGCGGAGTAA